One window of the Salvia splendens isolate huo1 chromosome 1, SspV2, whole genome shotgun sequence genome contains the following:
- the LOC121794040 gene encoding vacuole membrane protein KMS1-like isoform X1 encodes MGSNKILNSDSISGDRAMSISGLREKHQQDLENLTLTSQPFKTLKLFVLAVRQYIRKSVAYMLTHAGWLILLSVIVAAIGTLLVTVEGPHGKHVEEVQRYVQFVLWWVALGVASSIGLGSGLHTFVLYLGPHIAFFTIKAIKCGRVDIKSASYDTIQLKKGPSWLGKNCADFGPPLFPPSDGVRIPLSSILPQVQLEAILWGFGTALGELPPYFISRAARLSGNTVGAMEELDASSGEDEGFLSTRLNQIKRWFLSHAQYLNFFTILILASVPNPLFDLVGIMCGQFGIPFWEFFLATVIGKAIIKTHIQTVFIISVCNNQLLHWMENELLWLSSFVPGFSNIMPKLIANLHSVKDKYLSTKPEPPASVKAANWDFSLTSIWNTVVWIMLMNFFVKIVNSTAQGHLMKEQDQEIAALKNKSSEPSNN; translated from the exons GACTTCGTGAAAAGCACCAACAAGATTTAGAAAACTTGACTCTGACCTCACAGCCTTTCAAGACATTAAAGCTCTTTGTTCTTGCTGTAAGGCAGTATATAAGAAAATCCGTAGCATATATGCTAACACATGCCGGTTGGTTAATCCTGTTGAGTGTTATTGTTGCTGCCATCGGCACACTACTCGTGACTGTTGAGGGTCCTCATGGGAAG CATGTCGAGGAAGTTCAGCGTTATGTGCAATTTGTACTGTGGTGGGTGGCTCTTGGAGTCGCATCTTCCATTGGACTTG GATCTGGATTACACACTTTTGTTCTCTATTTGGGACCTCATATTGCATTCTTCACAATTAAAGCAATAAAATGTGGCCGAGTAGACATCAAAAGTGCTTCATATGACACaatacaattaaaaaaaggCCCTTCATGGCTTGGAAAGAACTGTGCCGACTTTGGGCCCCCATTGTTTCCACCATCAGACGGTGTACGTATCCCACTGAGTAGCATATTGCCCCAGGTCCAGTTGGAGGCCATTCTATGGGGCTTCGGGACTGCACTTGGTGAACTTCCCCCATACTTCATTTCAAGGGCAG CTCGCTTGTCAGGTAACACAGTGGGTGCCATGGAAGAATTGGATGCTTCCTCGGGAGAAGATGAGGGATTTTTATCAACTCGTCTGAATCAAATAAAGCGCTGGTTTCTGTCACATGCTCAATATCTGAACTTTTTTACAATCCTCATTCTTGCTTCG GTGCCAAATCCTTTATTTGATCTAGTGGGAATAATGTGTGGACAGTTCGGAATTCCTTTCTGGGAATTTTTCTTGGCAACGGTGATAGGCAAAGCAATCATCAAGACTCACATTCAG ACAGTGTTTATTATATCTGTATGCAACAACCAACTGCTTCATTGGATGGAAAATGAACTGCTTTGGCTGTCTAGCTTTGTACCTGGTTTCAGCAACATTATGCCTAAGCTTATCGCCAATCTTCACTCCGTGAAAGACAAGTACTTGTCCACGAAACCTGAGCCTCCTGCAAGTGTCAAG GCGGCCAACTGGGATTTCTCGCTGACGTCTATTTGGAACACCGTGGTGTGGATAATGCTGATGAACTTTTTCGTAAAGATTGTGAATTCAACTGCACAGGGGCATCTAATGAAAGAGCAAGATCAGGAAATCGCTGCATTGAAGAACAAGTCGTCGGAACCTTCTAACAactaa
- the LOC121794040 gene encoding vacuole membrane protein KMS1-like isoform X2 has translation MLTHAGWLILLSVIVAAIGTLLVTVEGPHGKHVEEVQRYVQFVLWWVALGVASSIGLGSGLHTFVLYLGPHIAFFTIKAIKCGRVDIKSASYDTIQLKKGPSWLGKNCADFGPPLFPPSDGVRIPLSSILPQVQLEAILWGFGTALGELPPYFISRAARLSGNTVGAMEELDASSGEDEGFLSTRLNQIKRWFLSHAQYLNFFTILILASVPNPLFDLVGIMCGQFGIPFWEFFLATVIGKAIIKTHIQTVFIISVCNNQLLHWMENELLWLSSFVPGFSNIMPKLIANLHSVKDKYLSTKPEPPASVKAANWDFSLTSIWNTVVWIMLMNFFVKIVNSTAQGHLMKEQDQEIAALKNKSSEPSNN, from the exons ATGCTAACACATGCCGGTTGGTTAATCCTGTTGAGTGTTATTGTTGCTGCCATCGGCACACTACTCGTGACTGTTGAGGGTCCTCATGGGAAG CATGTCGAGGAAGTTCAGCGTTATGTGCAATTTGTACTGTGGTGGGTGGCTCTTGGAGTCGCATCTTCCATTGGACTTG GATCTGGATTACACACTTTTGTTCTCTATTTGGGACCTCATATTGCATTCTTCACAATTAAAGCAATAAAATGTGGCCGAGTAGACATCAAAAGTGCTTCATATGACACaatacaattaaaaaaaggCCCTTCATGGCTTGGAAAGAACTGTGCCGACTTTGGGCCCCCATTGTTTCCACCATCAGACGGTGTACGTATCCCACTGAGTAGCATATTGCCCCAGGTCCAGTTGGAGGCCATTCTATGGGGCTTCGGGACTGCACTTGGTGAACTTCCCCCATACTTCATTTCAAGGGCAG CTCGCTTGTCAGGTAACACAGTGGGTGCCATGGAAGAATTGGATGCTTCCTCGGGAGAAGATGAGGGATTTTTATCAACTCGTCTGAATCAAATAAAGCGCTGGTTTCTGTCACATGCTCAATATCTGAACTTTTTTACAATCCTCATTCTTGCTTCG GTGCCAAATCCTTTATTTGATCTAGTGGGAATAATGTGTGGACAGTTCGGAATTCCTTTCTGGGAATTTTTCTTGGCAACGGTGATAGGCAAAGCAATCATCAAGACTCACATTCAG ACAGTGTTTATTATATCTGTATGCAACAACCAACTGCTTCATTGGATGGAAAATGAACTGCTTTGGCTGTCTAGCTTTGTACCTGGTTTCAGCAACATTATGCCTAAGCTTATCGCCAATCTTCACTCCGTGAAAGACAAGTACTTGTCCACGAAACCTGAGCCTCCTGCAAGTGTCAAG GCGGCCAACTGGGATTTCTCGCTGACGTCTATTTGGAACACCGTGGTGTGGATAATGCTGATGAACTTTTTCGTAAAGATTGTGAATTCAACTGCACAGGGGCATCTAATGAAAGAGCAAGATCAGGAAATCGCTGCATTGAAGAACAAGTCGTCGGAACCTTCTAACAactaa